A portion of the Pedobacter cryoconitis genome contains these proteins:
- a CDS encoding ferredoxin--NADP reductase gives MTTLQLRITKISQRPGNNVFIQFEPVNGLLPSYEAGQFLTVLFQVNNKEIRRSYSICSSPAIDELLSIAVKLVENGEISKYLHHKTATGDILTVLPPTGIFTYTPVKTIKRTVFLFAAGVGITPIYSILKTALLQEENSKIVLIYSNRSATTTLFYEELNQWQKDYPERFKLIYLLSDSKNLQFARLNSFAFHDLYNSNIQYDQSDARCYTCGPIDYMVMCRISLLGLGFRIDQIKKETYFIPEDEADDDDMTEKVIKDKNTYTVLLEFNKNIYQLEVPWYKRILEVALAHNINVPYSCGAGICSSCVASCTEGGVRMDYNEVLTDEEIAAGRVLICTGHPTQNNTKIVI, from the coding sequence ATGACTACCCTGCAATTACGTATTACTAAAATTTCACAACGTCCCGGAAACAACGTCTTCATTCAATTCGAACCCGTAAATGGCCTGCTGCCAAGCTACGAAGCAGGACAATTCCTGACCGTACTCTTCCAGGTCAACAACAAAGAAATCAGGCGTTCCTACTCCATTTGCAGCTCACCCGCAATTGATGAACTCCTCAGTATCGCAGTAAAACTCGTAGAAAACGGAGAAATCTCTAAATACCTGCACCACAAAACAGCCACCGGAGATATCCTGACTGTGCTGCCCCCAACAGGAATCTTCACCTATACTCCTGTCAAAACCATTAAACGTACCGTCTTCCTTTTTGCAGCCGGCGTGGGCATCACGCCTATTTACTCCATTTTAAAAACAGCCCTGCTCCAGGAAGAAAACTCAAAAATAGTACTGATCTACAGTAACCGTTCCGCAACCACAACCCTCTTCTACGAAGAACTAAACCAATGGCAAAAAGACTACCCCGAACGCTTTAAACTAATCTACCTGCTCAGCGACTCCAAGAACCTCCAATTCGCACGCCTCAACAGCTTCGCATTCCACGACCTCTACAACTCCAACATCCAATACGACCAATCCGATGCCCGATGCTACACCTGCGGCCCCATTGACTACATGGTCATGTGCCGCATTTCCCTGTTAGGCTTAGGCTTCCGTATAGATCAGATAAAAAAAGAAACCTACTTTATCCCCGAAGACGAAGCAGACGATGACGACATGACAGAGAAGGTTATTAAAGACAAAAACACTTACACAGTTCTCCTTGAATTCAATAAAAACATCTACCAATTAGAAGTACCCTGGTATAAAAGAATCCTGGAAGTGGCCCTTGCCCACAACATCAACGTACCCTACAGCTGCGGAGCCGGGATATGCAGTTCTTGCGTGGCCTCCTGCACCGAAGGCGGTGTCAGAATGGACTATAACGAAGTCCTGACCGATGAAGAAATCGCAGCCGGCAGAGTGCTAATCTGCACAGGACACCCTACCCAAAACAACACTAAAATCGTAATCTAA
- a CDS encoding sensor histidine kinase, with translation MFYQRFTFRLLFSLLLINSLALLLAYLVLKTQLWFTIAGVSCIFLISIISLYNYINQIRADIKRFILAIKTRDHTLNFRNKSTKGSFPDLYSSFDDIIKTHKDIQLEQDAMFQLIKTILQQVPVGVIVLKDDNTIPEQAEISFFNEAAAALLKVPAYKYWHRLKEHLPLFATEIERIEKGGKRFLELKIQDKLIQLSTEVIPINLYNTNYRIISFQNIKDEIEQKEIEAWNRLIGVISHEILNSITPISSLSDTVNTMVANKDSLNKEELEDLKPAIQAIKRRSIGLLDFVKDYRLIAELPTPELESHSIGEILQHIQVLMQPFAAAKDVKLSVGQTSSKITINVDLKLVEQALINLITNSIHALENVDHPQIEIDYRLEQSKLFIDVTDNGKGIEPELTEKIFVPFFTTRKNGSGIGLTITRNIMKMHYGNLEVSSIPHEKTIFSLVFNYI, from the coding sequence ATGTTTTATCAACGTTTCACTTTCAGGCTCCTTTTTAGTCTTTTACTGATCAACTCACTGGCGTTGTTGCTGGCATACCTCGTGCTGAAAACTCAGCTCTGGTTTACCATTGCCGGTGTCTCTTGTATCTTTTTGATCAGTATCATTTCGCTCTACAATTATATCAATCAGATCAGAGCTGATATCAAACGTTTTATACTCGCTATCAAAACACGGGATCATACCTTAAATTTCAGAAATAAAAGTACCAAAGGCAGTTTTCCCGACCTTTACAGTTCCTTTGATGACATCATTAAAACGCATAAAGACATCCAACTGGAACAGGATGCCATGTTTCAGCTTATTAAAACTATTCTTCAGCAGGTTCCCGTTGGGGTAATCGTACTAAAAGACGACAACACCATACCTGAACAAGCAGAAATATCCTTCTTTAATGAAGCCGCAGCAGCCTTACTAAAAGTTCCAGCCTATAAATACTGGCACCGCCTGAAAGAACACCTTCCACTTTTCGCCACTGAAATTGAGCGCATAGAAAAAGGAGGTAAAAGATTCCTTGAATTAAAAATTCAGGACAAACTGATCCAGCTCTCTACCGAAGTGATCCCCATCAACCTCTACAATACAAATTACAGGATCATCTCTTTCCAAAACATCAAGGATGAAATTGAGCAAAAAGAAATAGAAGCATGGAACAGGCTCATTGGTGTTATCTCTCATGAGATCCTGAATTCCATTACCCCCATCAGTTCCCTTTCTGACACCGTCAATACCATGGTTGCGAACAAAGATTCCCTCAACAAGGAGGAACTTGAAGACCTCAAACCCGCAATTCAGGCCATCAAAAGACGCTCAATTGGTTTGCTGGATTTTGTTAAAGACTACCGTTTAATTGCTGAATTACCAACACCTGAACTCGAATCCCATAGTATAGGCGAAATCCTGCAGCACATCCAGGTGCTGATGCAGCCGTTTGCTGCTGCAAAAGACGTCAAACTATCAGTAGGTCAAACCTCTTCAAAAATCACCATCAATGTAGACTTGAAACTTGTAGAACAAGCCTTAATCAACCTAATCACCAACAGCATCCATGCCCTGGAAAACGTCGATCATCCCCAGATAGAAATCGACTACCGCCTGGAACAAAGCAAGCTCTTCATAGACGTTACCGATAACGGTAAAGGAATTGAACCTGAACTTACCGAGAAAATATTCGTCCCATTTTTTACGACCCGGAAAAACGGTTCTGGCATTGGCTTAACCATTACCCGTAACATCATGAAAATGCACTACGGCAACCTGGAAGTCAGTTCAATACCCCATGAAAAAACCATCTTCTCCCTCGTTTTCAACTATATTTAA
- a CDS encoding sigma-54-dependent transcriptional regulator translates to MTEANVLVIDDDDDILLSAKLFLKQHFNQVVTCKSPKEINVLLSHNEIDIILLDMNYQKGASNGREGLYWLEHILSIDKDYVVILMTAYGNVELAVQAIKKGATDFILKPWENEKLYATLSAASKLRQSTKKVKKLEKINTSIQTDQARKFENIIGTSEPIRHLQNTLIKVAPTDANVLILGENGTGKQVFAYELHKHSLRKNHIFMHVDLGSLNENLFESELFGYAKGAFTDARDDRPGRFELADNGTIFLDEIGNLSLPLQSKLLTVLQNRTVTRLGESKDRKVNIRLITATNMPLNEMVAKGTFRQDLLFRINTVELELPPLHKRAEDIIQLANHFLHTFSTKYHKSITSITEKAEKTLLNYHWPGNVRELQHVIERAIIMADGKEITEQDLQLSPQRFGGTAPMPQTLDLEEMEKMMVQKAIENHKGNISRAAAELGLTRAALYRRIEKFGL, encoded by the coding sequence ATGACAGAAGCAAACGTTTTAGTAATCGATGATGACGATGATATTCTACTCAGTGCGAAGCTCTTTTTAAAGCAGCATTTCAACCAGGTTGTTACTTGCAAATCACCAAAGGAAATCAATGTTCTGCTGAGCCATAACGAAATAGATATCATTCTGCTGGATATGAATTATCAGAAAGGGGCAAGCAATGGCCGGGAAGGGCTCTATTGGTTAGAGCACATCTTATCTATTGATAAAGATTATGTAGTTATTCTGATGACTGCCTATGGCAATGTAGAACTGGCTGTACAAGCCATCAAGAAAGGGGCAACGGACTTTATCCTCAAACCCTGGGAAAATGAAAAGCTCTATGCAACACTTTCTGCTGCCTCTAAATTAAGGCAATCCACTAAAAAAGTTAAAAAATTAGAGAAGATCAATACCTCTATTCAAACCGATCAGGCACGCAAATTTGAAAATATTATCGGCACTTCTGAGCCTATCAGGCATTTGCAAAACACCTTAATTAAAGTTGCCCCAACTGATGCTAACGTATTGATCCTTGGAGAAAACGGCACTGGAAAACAGGTTTTCGCATACGAACTCCACAAACATTCCCTGAGAAAGAACCACATTTTTATGCATGTCGATCTGGGCTCTTTAAATGAGAACCTCTTTGAAAGTGAGCTGTTTGGTTACGCTAAAGGTGCCTTTACGGATGCCCGGGATGACCGGCCGGGAAGATTCGAACTTGCGGATAACGGAACCATATTCCTCGATGAAATCGGTAACCTTTCGCTTCCCCTACAATCCAAACTGCTTACAGTACTGCAAAACCGGACTGTAACACGTTTGGGAGAGAGCAAAGACCGTAAAGTGAATATAAGATTAATTACGGCCACCAATATGCCTTTGAATGAGATGGTTGCCAAAGGTACATTCCGTCAGGATTTACTTTTCCGGATTAATACCGTAGAATTGGAACTTCCTCCCCTGCACAAACGTGCAGAGGACATCATACAGCTTGCTAATCATTTTTTACATACATTCAGCACAAAGTATCATAAAAGCATCACCAGCATCACCGAAAAGGCAGAGAAGACCTTATTAAACTATCATTGGCCAGGAAATGTCCGCGAATTGCAGCACGTGATTGAACGGGCTATTATTATGGCCGATGGTAAAGAGATTACCGAGCAGGATTTACAACTGAGCCCACAAAGATTTGGTGGTACCGCACCAATGCCACAGACACTGGATTTGGAAGAAATGGAGAAGATGATGGTACAAAAGGCAATAGAAAACCACAAAGGAAATATATCCCGCGCTGCTGCTGAGCTTGGTCTGACCCGCGCAGCCCTGTATCGCAGGATAGAAAAATTCGGATTATAG
- a CDS encoding efflux RND transporter periplasmic adaptor subunit encodes MDKIIEKKRFSTKKILMLTGGLLLAVLMGYGYKLSLNKVYKADADKLTISKVKYGDFEDVVLLNASVVPLTSVIVSSPEGGTVAEIFTENGASVVKGTPLLRIANPNALSNYTSSETSIIEQINQLRKVRLDLEQNQRVMAQDMMVIENTLRTAGRKYKIDSALFLNKVITREEFNTSSQDYEYNKGRKAILKQAVKQENQSRTMQLQQIDVSVTRMNESLETIRKNIENMTIKAPVSGRLSSYDPVIGKSYTANEMLGKIDVMQGYKLQAGVDEYYINRVKEGQSANCEFNGKTYRLTVRKVIPEVTAGQFQVELVFEGKSPDELRRGLSLQVKLTLSDNSKSLLLAQGQFFQSTGGSWVFVLKDGKAQKRNVKIGRKNYLYYEIMEGLQKDEEVITSSYDQFNQYDIVEVSK; translated from the coding sequence ATGGATAAGATCATCGAAAAAAAGAGATTCAGTACTAAAAAGATATTAATGCTTACAGGAGGACTTTTGTTAGCTGTATTAATGGGATATGGATATAAATTATCATTGAATAAAGTTTATAAAGCTGATGCAGACAAACTGACGATCAGTAAAGTGAAATATGGTGATTTTGAGGATGTAGTTTTACTGAATGCGAGTGTGGTACCCTTAACTTCAGTAATCGTGAGCTCTCCGGAAGGTGGGACAGTAGCTGAAATTTTCACAGAGAATGGGGCTAGTGTAGTTAAAGGCACTCCGCTGTTAAGAATTGCTAATCCAAATGCCCTTTCTAACTATACCTCGAGCGAAACCAGTATTATAGAACAGATCAATCAATTGCGTAAAGTGCGTCTGGATCTGGAACAAAATCAAAGGGTAATGGCTCAGGATATGATGGTGATCGAGAATACACTGAGAACCGCTGGCCGGAAATATAAAATTGATAGTGCGCTGTTTTTGAATAAAGTAATTACCAGGGAAGAGTTTAATACTTCGAGCCAGGATTATGAGTATAATAAGGGTAGAAAAGCGATTTTAAAACAGGCAGTTAAACAGGAAAACCAGAGCAGGACAATGCAGTTACAGCAAATTGATGTTTCTGTAACCAGAATGAATGAGAGCTTGGAAACTATCCGCAAAAATATAGAGAATATGACTATTAAAGCGCCTGTTTCAGGAAGGTTGTCTTCTTATGATCCTGTAATCGGTAAATCTTATACGGCCAATGAGATGCTTGGAAAGATTGATGTAATGCAAGGCTATAAATTGCAGGCTGGTGTGGATGAATATTATATTAACCGGGTAAAAGAAGGGCAATCTGCTAATTGTGAGTTTAATGGAAAAACTTATCGCCTTACGGTCAGAAAAGTAATTCCTGAAGTCACAGCCGGACAGTTCCAGGTGGAATTAGTTTTTGAAGGGAAATCACCCGATGAGTTAAGAAGAGGATTATCTTTACAAGTAAAACTTACACTTTCTGACAATAGTAAATCTTTGCTATTGGCACAGGGACAGTTCTTTCAGAGTACCGGAGGATCATGGGTATTTGTGCTGAAGGATGGAAAAGCCCAAAAAAGAAACGTAAAAATAGGCCGTAAAAACTACCTGTACTATGAGATTATGGAAGGGTTGCAGAAAGATGAAGAAGTCATTACTTCCTCTTATGATCAATTCAATCAATATGATATTGTAGAGGTCAGTAAGTAA
- a CDS encoding ABC transporter ATP-binding protein yields the protein MIKIENLEKVYKTEEVETTALNGINMHVKAGEFVSIMGPSGCGKSTLLNVMGLLDKPESGSYKFLETELLTMNDKERSNFRKRNMGFVFQNFNLIDELTVFENIELPLIYNKVAAPERKRLVNEMIERMNIVNRSGHFPQQLSGGQQQRVAVARALVTKPKLVLADEPTGNLDSSHGNEVMELLCELNEQGTTIVMVTHSSHDASFSNRIINLKDGHVISEKVNKARSEELI from the coding sequence ATGATAAAAATTGAGAACCTGGAAAAAGTATACAAAACGGAAGAAGTAGAAACGACTGCCTTGAATGGAATCAATATGCATGTCAAAGCAGGGGAGTTTGTCTCTATTATGGGCCCCTCAGGTTGTGGAAAATCAACTTTACTGAATGTAATGGGACTCCTGGATAAACCTGAAAGCGGCAGTTATAAATTTCTGGAAACAGAACTGTTGACTATGAATGATAAAGAACGCTCCAACTTTCGCAAAAGAAATATGGGTTTTGTATTCCAGAACTTCAACCTGATTGATGAACTGACTGTATTTGAAAATATAGAATTGCCCCTGATTTATAATAAAGTTGCTGCTCCTGAGCGTAAACGTCTGGTGAATGAGATGATCGAAAGGATGAATATTGTGAACCGCAGTGGTCATTTTCCTCAGCAGTTGTCCGGAGGTCAGCAGCAACGTGTTGCCGTAGCAAGAGCTTTAGTCACTAAACCAAAATTAGTATTGGCAGATGAGCCTACGGGAAACCTGGACAGTTCTCATGGAAATGAGGTTATGGAACTGCTTTGTGAACTGAATGAGCAAGGGACTACCATTGTGATGGTGACCCACTCTTCGCATGATGCTAGTTTCTCTAACCGGATTATTAACCTGAAAGATGGACATGTAATTTCAGAAAAAGTAAATAAAGCGAGGTCTGAAGAACTTATCTAA
- a CDS encoding ABC transporter permease, with amino-acid sequence MFKLNLKIAFRNLWKNKGYTLINIAGLSIGMAGCILIFLFISYQLSFDQQYKNKDRIYRVVSHAYYAGGEEFDRGVPLPLASAMRNDFGMLEQVAALEGSWGMIKVKDSKGNVKIKIQEKAFYVEPDFFRIFDYEWLDGNPEQALKEPNTVALSQKTAERFFGDWHQAVGKTINYQNNKDLKVTGVFADIPENNSNVINIAISYASFENRNQKRWGSISSNSECYVLLKPGVTTADLASPKAVFLKKYYVEKTIAKPDHLFQRMDEIHIDERFSNFSGKITSKSELFGLTAIGVLLLITACINFINLATAQAIGRSKEVGVRKVMGSGKKQLMIQFLTETMLLTFIALLLACAITEVALPGMSALFKEKITFNLLERPVIFVFLTCMVLFVSFLSGFYPAMVMSGFSPALAIKNKVNIGHGGGLLRKVLVVVQFAITIVLVTGTLVILMQMKFMREKPLGFNSSAVALITIPTDSLSRQKFEILKSRVKAQPGVLAVSLCNNGPSADDNTNNAFAFDGTKEADFQANTKIVDADYLKTFGLQLVAGRYLSQRKSDTIHEFVVNETLLKKLNVIHPQDAIGKKILFGGLSIPVVGVVKDFNNLNLRASISPIIMGTRNDRFEIMAVKMNAQQIPAVMKNIEKIWNEYYPDHVYSSDFMEDKINKYYESEQIMGTLFKVFALVIIFISFIGLFGLIAFVAAQRTKEMAIRKILGASVFELMSMLNTTFIFLILIANLVAWPVAYIFIQKWLSGYAYRIELSIWPFAAAMFISLIITLVTVSFRSYKTAKTNPVDALKYE; translated from the coding sequence ATGTTTAAACTCAACCTTAAAATTGCATTCAGGAACCTTTGGAAGAATAAAGGGTATACTTTGATTAATATAGCTGGTTTATCTATTGGTATGGCAGGTTGTATTCTGATCTTTTTATTTATCAGTTATCAATTAAGCTTTGATCAGCAGTATAAAAATAAAGATAGAATCTACAGGGTAGTGAGCCACGCGTATTATGCAGGCGGTGAAGAATTTGATCGTGGAGTTCCCTTGCCCTTAGCTTCTGCTATGCGTAATGATTTTGGAATGTTGGAACAGGTTGCTGCTTTGGAGGGAAGCTGGGGAATGATTAAAGTCAAAGATTCCAAAGGGAATGTGAAAATTAAAATTCAGGAGAAAGCATTTTACGTAGAACCTGATTTTTTCAGAATATTTGATTACGAGTGGTTGGACGGAAATCCGGAGCAGGCTTTAAAAGAGCCAAATACAGTTGCACTTTCGCAAAAGACAGCTGAGCGGTTTTTTGGTGATTGGCATCAGGCCGTTGGTAAAACTATCAATTATCAGAATAATAAAGATCTAAAAGTTACAGGTGTATTTGCTGATATACCAGAAAATAATAGTAATGTGATCAATATTGCAATTTCTTATGCAAGCTTTGAAAATAGAAATCAAAAAAGATGGGGGTCAATATCTTCAAATTCAGAGTGCTACGTTTTACTTAAACCAGGTGTAACAACTGCTGACTTAGCGAGTCCAAAAGCAGTATTCCTGAAAAAATACTATGTCGAAAAGACAATTGCTAAACCGGATCATCTTTTTCAACGTATGGATGAAATCCATATAGATGAACGTTTCAGTAATTTTTCTGGCAAAATAACCAGTAAAAGTGAACTGTTTGGCCTTACAGCGATAGGTGTGTTGCTGCTAATTACCGCATGCATCAACTTCATTAACCTGGCTACTGCACAAGCGATAGGGAGGTCTAAAGAAGTTGGTGTACGCAAGGTAATGGGAAGTGGTAAAAAACAGCTTATGATCCAGTTTTTAACCGAAACAATGCTGCTGACTTTCATCGCATTGTTATTGGCTTGTGCAATCACAGAAGTTGCTTTGCCAGGTATGTCTGCCTTGTTTAAGGAAAAAATAACGTTTAATCTGCTGGAGCGCCCGGTCATCTTTGTATTTCTTACCTGTATGGTCTTGTTTGTTAGCTTTTTATCCGGCTTTTATCCAGCAATGGTCATGTCTGGATTTAGTCCGGCGCTGGCTATTAAAAACAAGGTGAATATTGGTCATGGTGGTGGGTTGCTACGCAAGGTGCTTGTTGTTGTTCAATTCGCCATCACAATTGTATTAGTTACTGGTACATTAGTCATCCTGATGCAGATGAAATTTATGAGAGAAAAACCTCTTGGATTTAATTCTTCAGCCGTAGCTTTAATTACCATTCCTACTGACAGTCTAAGCAGACAGAAATTTGAAATTTTAAAGAGCAGGGTTAAAGCTCAACCCGGTGTATTAGCTGTTAGTTTATGCAATAATGGCCCGAGTGCAGATGATAATACAAATAACGCATTTGCTTTCGATGGAACAAAAGAGGCTGATTTTCAAGCTAACACCAAAATTGTAGATGCAGATTATCTGAAGACATTTGGTTTGCAGCTTGTGGCTGGAAGATACCTGAGTCAGCGTAAAAGCGATACCATCCATGAATTTGTGGTGAATGAAACTTTATTGAAAAAATTGAATGTTATCCATCCTCAGGATGCAATTGGAAAGAAAATCCTGTTTGGAGGGTTAAGTATACCTGTGGTCGGTGTAGTGAAAGATTTTAATAATCTGAATCTGAGAGCTTCAATTTCCCCGATCATTATGGGTACCCGTAATGATCGTTTCGAGATTATGGCAGTGAAAATGAACGCGCAGCAAATTCCAGCAGTCATGAAAAATATAGAAAAAATCTGGAATGAGTATTATCCGGATCATGTATATTCTTCTGATTTCATGGAAGATAAGATTAATAAATATTATGAAAGTGAGCAGATTATGGGCACACTTTTCAAAGTATTTGCCCTGGTCATCATCTTTATTTCTTTCATTGGTTTATTTGGCTTGATCGCTTTTGTTGCGGCGCAAAGAACAAAGGAAATGGCTATTCGTAAAATATTGGGGGCAAGTGTATTTGAACTGATGAGCATGCTGAATACGACTTTTATCTTCCTGATTTTAATAGCCAATCTTGTCGCCTGGCCAGTAGCCTATATTTTTATTCAGAAATGGTTATCAGGTTATGCTTATCGTATAGAACTCAGCATCTGGCCATTTGCAGCCGCGATGTTTATTTCCTTGATAATTACTTTGGTTACGGTAAGTTTTCGCTCCTATAAAACAGCGAAAACTAATCCGGTAGACGCACTTAAATACGAATAA
- a CDS encoding ABC transporter permease, producing MFRLNLKIALRNLCKNKGYTFINIAGLSIGMASCILIFIFIRYQLSFDQQFINKDRIYRVVSYWKYADKEEFQSGVPRPLAAAMRNDFGMLEEVAALERSSGIIKVKDQSGKVRLKTAEDVYYVEPGFFKIFDYPWLEGNPQQALVQPNTVALSQKMASRFFGDWHKAVGQTFQYRDKILKVTGVFADIPENNSNPIHIVIAYAGYENKDMKAWYTVSSSSEVYILLKKGVDIADLEGTKNAFLKKYYTEKQSNVKEDHFFQPLAELHKDANYGNFSGKIIESSQLKGLTAIGVFLLLTACVNFINLSAAQAISRSKEIGVRKVMGGTRKQLMVQFLTETLTITILSSLIACVLTEAALPSMIALFRENISFSMVDHPVIFVFMIGLVLLVSLVAGFYPAMVMSGFNPILAIKNKVNLSNSGGVVLRKVLVVMQFTLTIVLMTGTFIIMKQMKYMREKPLGFNPSAIAMVEVPGDSLSRLKYGLLKKRIWKETGVRFASLCSSGPSSIDVDDYNFSYNGKKPRFHVGSKYADADYFKTFDLKIIAGKSFSQNDSLQEYMVNETFLKKLNIVRPEDAIGQKVTLGGSSAQLSIVGVVKDFNNTNLREAISPILFHKNSREATVIAVKMNTQNIPATMKSIESIWNSIYPDHVYGATFMEEKINKYYESERVMGTLFKAFALVIVFISFIGLFGLISFVATQRTKEMAIRKVLGASTLELVNMLNFSFMALVLLANLIAWPIAYVLIDKWLSGYAYRIELNSWPFLIVTSISMVATLLTVSFRSFSAARTNPADALKDE from the coding sequence ATGTTTAGACTCAATCTCAAAATTGCATTAAGAAATCTCTGTAAAAATAAAGGATATACCTTTATCAATATCGCAGGCTTATCTATCGGTATGGCCAGCTGTATCCTCATTTTTATCTTTATCAGGTATCAATTGAGTTTTGATCAGCAATTCATCAATAAAGACCGGATTTACAGGGTAGTTTCTTATTGGAAATATGCGGATAAGGAAGAATTTCAGAGTGGTGTTCCAAGGCCTTTGGCTGCGGCTATGCGGAATGATTTTGGGATGCTGGAAGAAGTCGCTGCATTAGAGCGTAGCAGCGGAATTATCAAGGTAAAAGACCAATCAGGTAAGGTGAGGTTAAAAACAGCAGAGGATGTGTATTATGTTGAGCCTGGTTTTTTCAAAATATTCGATTATCCCTGGCTGGAAGGAAACCCTCAGCAAGCATTGGTACAACCAAATACTGTAGCGCTTTCTCAGAAAATGGCTTCAAGGTTTTTTGGTGACTGGCACAAAGCAGTAGGGCAAACTTTTCAATACCGGGACAAGATCCTTAAAGTAACAGGTGTATTTGCAGACATTCCTGAAAATAACAGTAATCCTATCCATATCGTAATAGCCTATGCGGGATATGAAAATAAAGATATGAAAGCTTGGTATACGGTCTCTTCAAGTTCGGAAGTCTATATTTTGTTAAAAAAAGGAGTAGACATTGCTGACCTTGAAGGGACTAAAAATGCCTTTCTTAAAAAATATTATACAGAAAAACAATCAAATGTTAAAGAAGATCATTTTTTTCAACCGCTGGCTGAACTGCATAAAGATGCAAACTATGGCAACTTTTCCGGGAAAATAATAGAGAGTAGTCAGTTGAAAGGCTTAACGGCTATTGGTGTGTTTTTACTCCTCACTGCTTGTGTAAATTTTATTAACCTGTCTGCGGCACAAGCAATAAGCCGCTCTAAAGAGATAGGGGTGCGTAAAGTGATGGGGGGCACACGAAAGCAATTGATGGTGCAGTTTCTGACCGAAACACTGACAATTACTATTTTATCTTCACTGATTGCATGCGTATTAACAGAGGCTGCTTTACCAAGTATGATCGCATTGTTCAGGGAAAATATCTCTTTCAGTATGGTGGATCATCCGGTTATTTTTGTGTTCATGATCGGGCTTGTTCTGCTGGTTAGCCTGGTCGCTGGTTTTTATCCGGCAATGGTGATGTCAGGCTTTAATCCTATCCTGGCCATAAAGAACAAAGTTAACTTAAGTAATTCGGGGGGTGTTGTTTTACGCAAGGTGTTGGTGGTTATGCAGTTTACACTTACTATTGTCCTGATGACAGGCACGTTTATCATCATGAAACAGATGAAGTATATGCGCGAAAAGCCATTGGGATTTAATCCTTCGGCAATTGCCATGGTAGAGGTGCCGGGGGATAGTCTCAGCCGGTTAAAATATGGCCTGTTGAAAAAAAGAATATGGAAGGAGACAGGTGTGCGTTTTGCAAGTTTATGCAGTAGTGGCCCTTCCTCAATAGATGTTGACGATTATAATTTCTCTTATAATGGGAAGAAGCCACGTTTTCATGTGGGCAGTAAATATGCAGATGCTGATTATTTTAAAACATTTGACTTAAAGATAATTGCAGGAAAGAGCTTTTCTCAAAATGATAGCTTGCAGGAGTATATGGTGAATGAGACTTTTCTCAAAAAATTAAATATAGTACGTCCGGAAGATGCAATTGGACAAAAAGTTACATTGGGCGGAAGTTCAGCTCAGCTCTCCATTGTTGGCGTAGTGAAAGATTTCAACAACACAAATTTAAGAGAAGCTATTTCGCCGATTTTATTCCATAAAAATTCCAGGGAGGCTACTGTGATTGCTGTCAAAATGAATACGCAAAATATACCTGCTACGATGAAAAGTATTGAATCTATATGGAATTCTATTTATCCGGATCATGTGTATGGGGCCACTTTTATGGAAGAAAAAATCAATAAATATTATGAGAGTGAGCGGGTAATGGGTACGCTGTTTAAGGCATTTGCATTGGTCATCGTATTTATATCTTTTATTGGTTTGTTTGGATTGATTTCTTTTGTCGCTACACAAAGAACAAAAGAAATGGCAATACGTAAGGTTTTGGGTGCAAGTACATTAGAGTTGGTTAATATGCTGAATTTTTCTTTTATGGCGCTTGTGCTCCTGGCTAACCTGATTGCCTGGCCAATTGCATATGTTTTGATAGATAAATGGTTGTCTGGTTATGCGTACAGGATTGAGTTAAATAGCTGGCCCTTTTTAATTGTCACCTCTATTTCGATGGTGGCAACCCTGCTGACGGTCAGCTTCCGTTCTTTTAGTGCCGCAAGAACAAACCCGGCAGATGCATTGAAAGATGAATAA